In Heptranchias perlo isolate sHepPer1 chromosome 21, sHepPer1.hap1, whole genome shotgun sequence, the following proteins share a genomic window:
- the bccip gene encoding protein BCCIP homolog isoform X1: MASFTKRRVLEPRRDESKESESGEESEESSGESDEEMHEEVQVDFEAHTISDNDYNGIKKLLQQLFLKASINTAELAGIIIQQNHVGSVIRQAEILDESGDEADEDDVFGFISVLNLTERKGTESVEQIKELVLSQCDTHHQSAAEQLDKILNDNSKPVSFLISERFINVPPQISLPLHKQLQAELIDAQRTNKPCGKSHYYLMISKTCVEVGKKNKPQQKGKQKEELMFANAEEEFFYEQAIMKFSYSVAEESDSCLTGRWSFGDIPMKPLRTVMLIPADRINAVMDKLEEYLAI, encoded by the exons ATGGCGTCCTTCACGAAGCGACGGGTGTTGGAGCCGCGACGTGATGAGTCGAAAGAGAGCGAGTCGGGGGAAGAGTCCGAAGAAAGCAGCGGGGAATCGGATGAAGAAATGCACGAG GAGGTGCAAGTAGATTTTGAAGCACATACTATATCTGACAATGATTATAATGGAATCAAGAAACTGCTACAACAG TTATTTCTTAAGGCCAGTATAAACACCGCTGAACTAGCTGGTATCATTATACAGCAGAATCATGTTGGAAGTGTTATTCGG caAGCTGAGATATTGGATGAAAGTGGTGATGAAGCCGACGAAGATGATGTCTTTGGGTTCATCAGTGTTTTAAATCTGACTGAAAGAAAG GGAACGGAGTCTGTTGAACAGATTAAAGAATTGGTTCTGAGCCAGTGCGATACCCATCACCAGAGTGCAGCTGAGCAGCTGGACAAAATACTAAATGACAACAGCAAGCCAGTGAGCTTTCTCATCAGTGAGCGCTTCATTAATGTGCCACCTCAGATCTCTCTGCCCTTGCACAAACAGCTCCA GGCTGAATTGATTGATGCCCAGAGAACCAATAAACCTTGTGGCAAGAGTCATTATTACCTTATGATCAGCAAGACctgtgtggaagtgggaaagaaaAACAAGCCACAGCAAAAGGGCAAGCAGAAAGAAGAATTAATGTTTGCAAATGCAGAAGAGGAGTTCTTTTATGAG CAAGCTATTATGAAATTCAGCTACTCTGTGGCAGAGGAGAGCGATAGCTGTCTGACTGGACGCTGGTCTTTTGGTGACATTCCTATGAAACCTCTTCGCACAGTTATGCTAATTCCAGCTGACCGCATAAATGCAGTAATGGACAAACTCGAAGAATATCTAGCGATATAA
- the bccip gene encoding protein BCCIP homolog isoform X2 — MLEVLFGSIIQGQGHSGSLKLYHFHARCQKNKTENVGDAQQVDDLKEKDMLMFQQAEILDESGDEADEDDVFGFISVLNLTERKGTESVEQIKELVLSQCDTHHQSAAEQLDKILNDNSKPVSFLISERFINVPPQISLPLHKQLQAELIDAQRTNKPCGKSHYYLMISKTCVEVGKKNKPQQKGKQKEELMFANAEEEFFYEQAIMKFSYSVAEESDSCLTGRWSFGDIPMKPLRTVMLIPADRINAVMDKLEEYLAI, encoded by the exons ATGTTGGAAGTGTTATTCGG GTCAATTATACAAGGACAAGGGCATTCTGGCAGTTTGAAATTGTACCACTTTCATGCACGTTGTCAaaagaataaaacagaaaatgttggagatgcACAGCAGGTTGATGATCTGAAGGAGAAAGatatgttaatgtttcag caAGCTGAGATATTGGATGAAAGTGGTGATGAAGCCGACGAAGATGATGTCTTTGGGTTCATCAGTGTTTTAAATCTGACTGAAAGAAAG GGAACGGAGTCTGTTGAACAGATTAAAGAATTGGTTCTGAGCCAGTGCGATACCCATCACCAGAGTGCAGCTGAGCAGCTGGACAAAATACTAAATGACAACAGCAAGCCAGTGAGCTTTCTCATCAGTGAGCGCTTCATTAATGTGCCACCTCAGATCTCTCTGCCCTTGCACAAACAGCTCCA GGCTGAATTGATTGATGCCCAGAGAACCAATAAACCTTGTGGCAAGAGTCATTATTACCTTATGATCAGCAAGACctgtgtggaagtgggaaagaaaAACAAGCCACAGCAAAAGGGCAAGCAGAAAGAAGAATTAATGTTTGCAAATGCAGAAGAGGAGTTCTTTTATGAG CAAGCTATTATGAAATTCAGCTACTCTGTGGCAGAGGAGAGCGATAGCTGTCTGACTGGACGCTGGTCTTTTGGTGACATTCCTATGAAACCTCTTCGCACAGTTATGCTAATTCCAGCTGACCGCATAAATGCAGTAATGGACAAACTCGAAGAATATCTAGCGATATAA